AGCCCAAGGTCGAGCTGTTCGCCGAGCTGTTGCAAGGATTTTACGAGCACCGTATTGTTGGCGATGTCAGACACATCGGCCTGATGGCGGGGATCGAGCTGGAGCCCGCACAGCGGCTGGGGACCCAGTCCCCGGCTCGGCGCGTGATTCTCGAGGCGCGCAAGCTCGGCGCGATCCTGCGGCCGCTGGGCGAGGTGCTGGTGCTGATGCCGCCGCTGGCGATCGACCAGACCGAGCTGCGAGCGCTGGTCCGGATCGCCCGTCGGGCGCTGAGCACGGTGGAGGAGCAAGGTGTATAGGCAGTGGATCAAGCGTCTGGGGAACATACTGCTGTTGGGATCGGCGATCACTCTGGGAGCCGGGGTAGCGTTGTTCCTTTGGCCGCACGTACTGTGCGCCTACCTCGGGCTGCCCGAGCTGAGCTCGACGTTGTTCGCCAGGACCTGCGGCCTGATGATCTTCCTGTTCGGCGCGGTCTACACCAAGGCGCTGATCAACCGCGACGTCAACCGAACAATCTTTTGGCTCGGCGGTTTCGAAAAGATGCTGTTCGCGTCGCTGCTGGCGGTCTACACCCTGATCGAGCCGCTGAGCTGGATGACCTGGATCGTGGTCGGCCTCGACCTGGCGCTGGGCGTGACGTTCTTCGTCTATCTCAAGATCTACCGTGAGGACAATTGGCTGTGATCGAACACGGACTGTTTATCACCTCGACCGATACCGGCGCGGGCAAGACCGCCGTGGCCGCCTGCCTGACCGCCGCGCTGATCGCCCGCGGCCGCGAGGCATTGGCACTCAAGCCGCTGGAGTCCGGCTGCACGGCCACGCCCGAGGGGTTGATCGGCCCGGACTCGAGCCTGCTGTGCCGGGTCAGCGGATTGCTGCTCGACCAGGTGGTGGTGGAGCGCTTCACTTGGCCGGTGGCCCCGGCCGTGGCCACACGCCTGGCCGGAGTGGAGCAGCTTGACTTGGACGAGTTGGCCGAGCGCATCAACTCGCTGGCGCCGCGCGGCGTGACCGCGTTGGTCGAATCGATCGGCGGGCTGCTCGTGCCGCTGAACGAGGAACAGACCACGGCCGACCTGGCGCGCATCCTGGGCCTGCCGCTGCTGCTGGTGGTGGCCAACCGCTTGGGATGCCTCAGCCACGCTCTGCTCAGCGTCGAGGCGATCCGCAGCCGCGGCCTGGAGTTCGCCGGTTGGGTGCTCACCGAGCTTGCGCCCGACGACCCGGCGGACGCTGCCCGCAATGAGAATTACGTCGAGCTGGCCGCGCGCATCGACGCGCCGTGCCTGGGGCGACTGCCGTTCGTCGGCGGCCTGGCCGTGCTGCCCGCCGACGGGCTGGCCGCACTGGCCGAGGAACATCTCGGGGCGGCGCTGCAACTTCTTGATCCCGGCAACTAAGAGGATTGCAATGAGCGAGCTGCGTTACGACCCGACCCGGCGGCAGTGGATCGCCACGGCCACCGAGCGCATGGACCGGCCGCAGATGCCCCGCGACTGGTGCCCGTTCTGCCCGGGCAGCGGCAAGGTTCCCGAACACTACGACGTACACATCTACGCCAACGACTTCCCCACGCTCAGTTCGCCGCCGCCCGAGCCGATGCTGCCCGACGATCCGCTGTACCGCGTTAAGCCCAGCTGGGGCGCGTGCGACGTGGTGCTCTACCACCCGGATCACAACACCAGCTTTCTCGAACTGAGCGACGAGCACCTGCTCAAGCTGCTGCGGCTGTGGCAGCAACGCTATCTGGAACACTGCGACAACCGCCACGTGCGCTACGTCTACATCTTCGAGAACAACGGCGAGGCGATCGGCGTGACCATGCCGCACCCTCACGGCCAGATCTACGCCTATCCGTTTTTACCGCCGGTGATCGACGCCGAGGTGCGCGCGGCGCGCGACTATCTGCGCAAACACGATCGCTGCCTGCACTGCGAGATCATCCAGCGCGAGCTGCGCTTCAAACAACGCATGGTCTATCGCGGTGAAGGGTTCGTCGGCTTCATTCCGTTCTGGGCGCGTTGGCCGTTCGAGGTACACCTCTACCCGCGCAAACACACGCCGGACATCACCGCACTCAAGGGCCGCCGGGCATTGGGCCTGATGCGCTCGATTCGGGCCGTGCTGCGAGCCTACCAGGGCTACTACGGCCCGCGCTTCCCCTACATGATGGTGATGCATCAGGCCCCGGCGCGCAGTCACGACGATCCAGCCTGCCACCTGCACGTCGAGTTCTACCCGGTGATGCGCAGCCGCACCAAGCAGAAGTTCCGCGCCGGATCCGAGACCGGGGCCGGAATGTTCGTCAACGATTCAGCGCCCGAGTACAAGGCCGCGGAGCTACGAGCGTATGTTGAATGATATCGGCGAAACGTTGTGATAAACTCGGCGCCGTTATGAGCAACGGCAAACCGCTGATCACCGCCAACCAGATGACGATGCTGCGCATCGTGGTGCTGCCGGTGCCGGTCTACCTGCTCTACGGCGGACCGACCTCGATGTTGATCGCGATGGGCTTGCTGGCCGTGGCCGGCGTCACCGACTATCTCGACGGCATGCTGGCGCGCAAGTACGGGTCCACTGAATTCGGCCGTTTCCTCGATCCGCTGGCCGACAAGCTGATGGTCGGAGCGTTGTTCCTGCCGCTGGTGCATCGCGGTTTTCTGCCGGCCTGGATCGTGGCCTTGATGTTCGCGCGCGAATTCCTGGTAACCGATCTGCGCACGGTCTACACACACCTTAAATACGACATGGCCACCAGCGAGCTGGCCAAGATCAAAACCAACGTTCAGGTGATGGGCGGCTCGGTGATCCTGT
This Candidatus Alcyoniella australis DNA region includes the following protein-coding sequences:
- the galT gene encoding galactose-1-phosphate uridylyltransferase — encoded protein: MSELRYDPTRRQWIATATERMDRPQMPRDWCPFCPGSGKVPEHYDVHIYANDFPTLSSPPPEPMLPDDPLYRVKPSWGACDVVLYHPDHNTSFLELSDEHLLKLLRLWQQRYLEHCDNRHVRYVYIFENNGEAIGVTMPHPHGQIYAYPFLPPVIDAEVRAARDYLRKHDRCLHCEIIQRELRFKQRMVYRGEGFVGFIPFWARWPFEVHLYPRKHTPDITALKGRRALGLMRSIRAVLRAYQGYYGPRFPYMMVMHQAPARSHDDPACHLHVEFYPVMRSRTKQKFRAGSETGAGMFVNDSAPEYKAAELRAYVE
- the bioD gene encoding dethiobiotin synthase, with the protein product MIEHGLFITSTDTGAGKTAVAACLTAALIARGREALALKPLESGCTATPEGLIGPDSSLLCRVSGLLLDQVVVERFTWPVAPAVATRLAGVEQLDLDELAERINSLAPRGVTALVESIGGLLVPLNEEQTTADLARILGLPLLLVVANRLGCLSHALLSVEAIRSRGLEFAGWVLTELAPDDPADAARNENYVELAARIDAPCLGRLPFVGGLAVLPADGLAALAEEHLGAALQLLDPGN